In a single window of the Xylanimonas protaetiae genome:
- a CDS encoding FAD-binding oxidoreductase: protein MSVRPSLVGDGAEHGVGRAAAPTRETVQSTGARVRARTPADVARVLGEAAASGHRVTTTAPAGPGTVLLDLSAFDTLSVAPVERTVRVGAGVTWARLVAQTAPHGLAVLPGDDPGRTAPGHALSGAIGAVARTFGLAADHVLSADLVTPDGALRTVTADADADLFRALRGGAAGLGVVTTLTFGMPALTDLRAGTWWFDAAPAPEAAALLHRWRAWLADLPESMSTRATLTATGDGKVAVALRFAHVGEPAEGAALLAELADEVPAPARDTVAHLRVGRDSGHLREAEGGVPAAARGALLPGLPAQALDAVVAAAASAPPGSTALLKLRGGAIARSGPFPGSVPGRDAAFALRATAAAQADADAVVDAVASWATRGTTLDLGDPRDARTAEALRVAWGEESYGRITRLRAALDPQGVLVAPWEADAEG, encoded by the coding sequence ATGTCAGTCCGCCCGTCGCTCGTGGGTGACGGCGCCGAACACGGCGTCGGACGCGCTGCTGCGCCCACCCGCGAGACCGTCCAGAGCACCGGCGCGCGCGTCCGCGCCCGCACCCCCGCGGACGTCGCCCGCGTGCTGGGCGAGGCCGCGGCGTCGGGCCACCGTGTGACGACGACGGCACCCGCCGGCCCGGGGACGGTGCTGCTCGACCTGTCGGCCTTCGACACGCTGTCCGTCGCCCCCGTCGAGCGGACCGTGCGCGTCGGCGCCGGGGTGACGTGGGCGCGGCTCGTCGCGCAGACCGCGCCGCACGGGCTGGCGGTGCTCCCCGGCGACGACCCGGGCCGCACCGCGCCCGGCCATGCGCTGTCCGGCGCGATCGGCGCGGTGGCCCGCACGTTCGGCCTCGCGGCCGATCACGTGCTCTCCGCGGACCTGGTCACCCCCGACGGCGCCCTGCGCACCGTCACCGCCGACGCCGACGCCGACCTGTTCCGCGCCCTGCGCGGCGGAGCGGCCGGCCTCGGCGTGGTCACGACCCTCACGTTCGGGATGCCCGCCCTCACCGACCTGCGGGCGGGCACCTGGTGGTTCGACGCCGCCCCGGCGCCGGAGGCCGCAGCGCTGCTGCACCGCTGGCGCGCCTGGCTGGCCGACCTTCCCGAGTCCATGTCGACGCGCGCCACCCTGACCGCCACCGGCGACGGCAAGGTCGCGGTCGCGCTGCGGTTCGCGCACGTCGGCGAGCCTGCGGAGGGCGCGGCGCTCCTGGCGGAGCTGGCCGACGAGGTGCCCGCACCGGCCCGCGACACCGTCGCCCACCTGCGGGTCGGCCGGGACTCCGGACACCTGCGCGAGGCGGAGGGCGGCGTCCCCGCGGCAGCACGCGGGGCGCTTCTGCCCGGACTGCCCGCCCAGGCCCTCGACGCCGTCGTCGCTGCCGCCGCGAGCGCGCCACCCGGGAGCACGGCGCTGCTCAAGCTGCGCGGCGGGGCGATCGCCCGCTCCGGGCCGTTCCCCGGGTCCGTGCCCGGGCGCGACGCGGCCTTCGCGCTGCGTGCCACCGCCGCCGCGCAGGCCGACGCGGACGCCGTCGTCGACGCGGTCGCCTCGTGGGCGACACGCGGCACGACGCTGGACCTGGGCGACCCCCGGGACGCGCGGACCGCGGAGGCGCTGCGGGTCGCGTGGGGCGAGGAGTCCTACGGGCGCATCACGCGGCTGCGTGCCGCGCTGGACCCGCAGGGCGTGCTGGTGGCGCCGTGGGAGGCGGACGCCGAGGGCTGA
- a CDS encoding DUF2975 domain-containing protein has protein sequence MNKHVTRVLRAVDSILSREAWAGEHPVLALRLVLVLVFVGVVVAQTLVFPMLAADLASSYPEATSLRWPLLIMVIVGLAMVQVAIACIGRLLTVVAESTAFSRDALRYVDGIVVAGTVATVLALAAMVVQVATEMLQPGLMLVTMAAVVCGAGITLLVVVLRALLVRAVALDEETDALHAELGEVI, from the coding sequence ATGAACAAGCACGTGACCCGCGTCCTACGGGCCGTCGACAGCATCCTGTCCCGGGAGGCGTGGGCCGGAGAGCACCCCGTGCTCGCCCTGCGGCTCGTGCTCGTCCTCGTGTTCGTCGGCGTCGTCGTCGCGCAGACGCTGGTCTTCCCGATGCTCGCCGCGGACCTCGCGTCCAGCTATCCGGAGGCGACGTCCCTCCGGTGGCCCCTGCTGATCATGGTCATCGTCGGTCTGGCGATGGTGCAGGTCGCCATCGCGTGCATCGGCCGGCTGCTGACGGTGGTCGCGGAGTCGACGGCGTTCAGCCGCGACGCCCTCCGGTACGTCGACGGGATCGTCGTCGCCGGGACCGTCGCCACGGTGCTCGCGCTCGCGGCGATGGTGGTGCAGGTCGCCACGGAGATGCTCCAGCCCGGCCTCATGCTCGTCACCATGGCCGCCGTCGTCTGCGGCGCCGGCATCACCCTGCTGGTCGTCGTGCTGCGGGCGCTGCTCGTGCGGGCCGTCGCGCTCGACGAGGAGACCGACGCGCTGCACGCCGAGCTCGGCGAGGTGATCTGA
- a CDS encoding sigma factor translates to MLGAELLRVLAPQVLGVLVRRGADFAAAEDAVQDALLDAVRRWPGGAPDDPRAWLVTVAWRRFLDARRAAVAAFLQERAGNHAEAARLYVAAGDAVSSAERTHLLRQAARLAER, encoded by the coding sequence GTGCTCGGGGCCGAGCTGCTGCGGGTGCTGGCCCCGCAGGTCCTAGGCGTCCTCGTCCGCCGCGGGGCCGACTTCGCGGCGGCCGAGGACGCCGTGCAGGACGCCCTGCTCGACGCCGTCCGCCGCTGGCCGGGCGGCGCCCCCGACGACCCCAGGGCGTGGCTCGTCACGGTCGCGTGGCGCAGGTTCCTCGACGCGCGGCGGGCTGCGGTGGCCGCGTTCCTGCAGGAGCGAGCCGGGAACCACGCCGAGGCCGCGCGGCTCTACGTCGCCGCCGGTGACGCCGTGAGCTCCGCCGAGCGGACCCACCTGCTCCGGCAGGCGGCCCGGCTCGCGGAGCGGTGA
- a CDS encoding DUF6580 family putative transport protein: MEKRDLSLRDLARRWWRPTIVVLAVVGAVAFRRYKDDLGLWPNVELLTATAFLAAGLLRNRFAAVAPLAVVAVSDLAIGNTNILAFTWSAWAVIGLGSLLTRHARGWRRYVAALGFGVGGTALFFLWTNFGVWALGDGAWFPRTWDGLLASYAAGVPFVRPQLLANLALVPLAAGVVALVERAERAHALAGGVVAAR, translated from the coding sequence ATGGAGAAGCGCGACCTGTCCCTGCGCGACCTGGCCCGCCGCTGGTGGCGGCCCACGATCGTCGTCCTCGCCGTCGTCGGGGCCGTCGCGTTCCGCCGGTACAAGGACGACCTGGGCCTGTGGCCGAACGTCGAGCTGCTCACCGCGACGGCGTTCCTCGCCGCGGGCCTGCTGCGGAACCGGTTCGCCGCGGTCGCGCCGCTCGCCGTCGTCGCCGTCAGCGACCTGGCGATCGGCAACACGAACATCCTCGCCTTCACGTGGTCGGCGTGGGCCGTCATCGGCCTCGGCTCCCTGCTCACGCGCCACGCGCGGGGCTGGCGCCGGTACGTCGCCGCGCTCGGCTTCGGCGTCGGCGGCACCGCCCTGTTCTTCCTGTGGACCAACTTCGGCGTGTGGGCGCTCGGCGACGGGGCGTGGTTCCCGCGCACCTGGGACGGGCTCCTGGCCTCGTACGCGGCCGGCGTGCCCTTCGTGCGCCCGCAGCTGCTGGCGAACCTCGCGCTCGTGCCGCTCGCGGCCGGCGTCGTCGCGCTCGTGGAGCGCGCCGAGCGTGCGCACGCGCTCGCGGGCGGGGTCGTCGCCGCGCGCTGA
- a CDS encoding universal stress protein, which produces MTVVVSHLSNPEGQHALATAIAEARSRGTRLVVVAPAPKAGAGRDAALDELDARLEQVGVEHEITEVAGDLAEGLVLTAARTDAELIVIGLRRRSPVGKLILGAGAQRILLEAPCPVLAVKS; this is translated from the coding sequence ATGACGGTCGTGGTCTCCCACCTGAGCAACCCGGAGGGCCAGCACGCGCTGGCCACGGCCATCGCGGAGGCACGGTCGCGCGGCACGCGCCTCGTCGTCGTCGCCCCGGCGCCCAAGGCAGGCGCCGGGCGGGACGCGGCGCTCGACGAGCTCGACGCGCGGCTCGAGCAGGTGGGCGTCGAGCACGAGATCACGGAGGTCGCCGGCGACCTCGCCGAGGGCCTCGTGCTGACCGCCGCACGGACCGACGCGGAGCTCATCGTCATCGGGCTGCGTCGGCGCAGCCCCGTGGGCAAGCTCATCCTCGGGGCGGGGGCACAGCGCATCCTGCTCGAGGCCCCGTGCCCGGTGCTCGCGGTCAAGTCCTGA
- a CDS encoding carboxymuconolactone decarboxylase family protein produces the protein MSDDERATGFLDEPAELTESARALYAEDVDDVGYVMNLSRAWAHDADTLETLLGLSRTVAAGAGLTPRERGVLVLATTSTMGDAYCSLVWGGRLAGWASPDVSAALLTGRDDLLDPRERALATWARAVVSDPNGIQAADLDELRFAGYDDAQILAITCFVALRLAFATVNDSLGARPDAALRTTTPAVVVDAVTYGRPIAD, from the coding sequence ATGAGCGACGACGAGCGGGCAACCGGGTTCCTGGACGAGCCCGCCGAGCTCACCGAGTCCGCGCGGGCCCTGTACGCGGAGGACGTCGACGACGTCGGGTACGTGATGAACCTGTCGCGCGCCTGGGCGCACGACGCCGACACGCTCGAGACGCTGCTCGGCCTGTCCCGCACCGTCGCGGCCGGCGCGGGGCTGACGCCGCGCGAGCGCGGCGTCCTCGTGCTCGCGACGACGTCCACCATGGGCGACGCCTACTGCTCGCTCGTGTGGGGCGGGCGGCTGGCGGGCTGGGCTTCGCCCGACGTGAGCGCAGCCCTGCTGACCGGCCGCGACGACCTGCTCGACCCCCGCGAGCGGGCGCTCGCGACGTGGGCGCGCGCGGTCGTCTCCGACCCGAACGGCATCCAGGCGGCCGACCTGGACGAGCTGCGGTTCGCGGGGTACGACGACGCGCAGATCCTCGCGATCACGTGCTTCGTGGCGCTGCGGCTGGCGTTCGCCACCGTCAACGACTCCCTCGGGGCGCGGCCCGACGCGGCCCTGCGCACCACGACGCCCGCCGTCGTCGTCGATGCCGTGACGTACGGGCGGCCGATCGCCGACTGA
- a CDS encoding DUF4430 domain-containing protein, with the protein MTSRTRLARVLALPAASVLALGLLAGCSDDGGAVDDAPAAQSATASPSADATSSGLTVSADGTEVSYDGVAGLTALELLLRLDPTATATGEGANAFVTAIGGRAADPTKNEFWAFYVNGEQAQVGAGTYEMQDGDKITWKLETF; encoded by the coding sequence GTGACGTCTCGTACCCGCCTTGCCCGCGTTCTCGCGCTTCCGGCCGCCTCCGTGCTCGCGCTCGGCCTGCTCGCCGGGTGTTCCGACGACGGCGGGGCGGTCGACGACGCGCCCGCGGCCCAGTCCGCGACGGCCTCGCCGTCGGCGGACGCGACGTCGTCCGGGCTGACCGTGAGCGCGGACGGCACCGAGGTGTCGTACGACGGCGTGGCCGGCCTGACGGCTCTCGAGCTGCTGCTGCGCCTCGACCCGACAGCGACGGCGACGGGCGAGGGCGCCAACGCCTTCGTCACCGCGATCGGCGGTCGCGCGGCCGACCCGACCAAGAACGAGTTCTGGGCCTTCTACGTCAACGGCGAGCAGGCCCAGGTGGGCGCGGGCACGTACGAGATGCAGGATGGCGACAAGATCACGTGGAAGCTGGAGACGTTCTGA
- a CDS encoding DUF7455 domain-containing protein has translation MTTLTTEPLTALDRCDRCGAQAYVRVVLPVGELLFCGHHAREHAPAYADVATFVQDERDRLLEEHGTR, from the coding sequence GTGACCACTCTGACGACCGAACCGCTCACCGCGCTGGACCGTTGCGACCGCTGCGGCGCCCAGGCGTACGTTCGCGTGGTCCTGCCCGTGGGGGAGCTCCTCTTCTGCGGCCACCACGCCCGTGAGCACGCCCCCGCCTACGCCGACGTCGCCACGTTCGTCCAGGACGAGCGCGACCGCCTCCTGGAGGAGCACGGCACCCGCTGA
- a CDS encoding RNA polymerase sigma factor has product MPKGRFVASTSQSTAQQNITLPREFEHPGLKELLARGTAEGRVDAESFRTACEAAGVGDAKRLKAVLKALSLAGVEVGMPTVSKVAAATTTRSTSARAKAPATRTKAAPKPAETTDAETTDAAETAPAKKAAPVRKTAAKAPAKKAGATKAAKSDEGEDDVEVIEDDVEIDETELEDVEVTDDPEETTTDDAAEEGEEKPATDKPAEKDEDDDKGFVVSDSDDDDQPVQQVVTAGATADPVKDYLKQIGKVALLNAEQEVELAKRIEAGLFAEEKLSKEFADFDKTKADADTRRLVRDLQWISHDGKRAKNHLLEANLRLVVSLAKRYTGRGMLFLDLIQEGNLGLIRAVEKFDYTKGYKFSTYATWWIRQAITRAMADQARTIRIPVHMVEVINKLARVQRQMLQDLGREPTPEELAKELDMTPEKVVEVQKYGREPISLHTPLGEDGDSEFGDLIEDSEAVVPADAVSFTLLQEQLHQVLDTLSEREAGVVSMRFGLQDGQPKTLDEIGKVYGVTRERIRQIESKTMSKLRHPSRSQVLRDYLD; this is encoded by the coding sequence ATGCCGAAAGGTCGGTTTGTGGCGTCCACGTCCCAGAGCACCGCACAGCAGAACATCACGCTGCCCCGCGAGTTCGAGCACCCTGGTCTGAAGGAGCTCCTCGCACGTGGCACGGCCGAGGGCCGCGTCGACGCCGAGTCCTTCCGCACGGCGTGCGAGGCTGCGGGCGTCGGCGACGCCAAGCGCCTCAAGGCGGTCCTCAAGGCGCTGTCGCTCGCGGGCGTCGAGGTGGGCATGCCGACCGTCTCGAAGGTCGCCGCCGCGACGACGACCCGTTCGACGTCGGCGCGCGCCAAGGCGCCCGCCACCCGCACGAAGGCGGCCCCCAAGCCGGCCGAGACCACCGACGCCGAGACCACCGACGCCGCCGAGACGGCCCCGGCCAAGAAGGCCGCGCCCGTCCGCAAGACCGCAGCCAAGGCTCCCGCGAAGAAGGCCGGTGCCACCAAGGCTGCCAAGTCCGACGAGGGCGAGGACGACGTCGAGGTCATCGAGGACGACGTCGAGATCGACGAGACCGAGCTCGAGGACGTCGAGGTGACCGACGACCCCGAGGAGACGACGACCGACGACGCGGCCGAGGAGGGCGAGGAGAAGCCCGCCACCGACAAGCCCGCCGAGAAGGACGAGGACGACGACAAGGGCTTCGTCGTCTCCGACTCCGACGACGACGACCAGCCCGTCCAGCAGGTCGTCACGGCCGGCGCGACGGCCGACCCGGTCAAGGACTACCTCAAGCAGATCGGCAAGGTCGCGCTGCTGAACGCCGAGCAGGAGGTCGAGCTCGCCAAGCGCATCGAGGCCGGCCTGTTCGCCGAGGAGAAGCTCTCCAAGGAGTTCGCCGACTTCGACAAGACCAAGGCGGACGCCGACACGCGTCGCCTGGTGCGCGACCTGCAGTGGATCTCCCACGACGGCAAGCGCGCCAAGAACCACCTCCTCGAGGCGAACCTGCGACTCGTCGTCTCGCTCGCCAAGCGCTACACGGGCCGCGGCATGCTCTTCCTGGACCTCATCCAGGAGGGCAACCTCGGTCTGATCCGCGCGGTCGAGAAGTTCGACTACACCAAGGGCTACAAGTTCTCGACGTACGCCACCTGGTGGATCCGTCAGGCCATCACGCGCGCCATGGCCGACCAGGCCCGCACCATCCGCATCCCGGTGCACATGGTGGAGGTCATCAACAAGCTGGCCCGCGTGCAGCGCCAGATGCTCCAGGACCTGGGCCGCGAGCCCACGCCGGAGGAGCTGGCCAAGGAGCTGGACATGACCCCCGAGAAGGTGGTCGAGGTCCAGAAGTACGGCCGCGAGCCCATCTCGCTGCACACGCCGCTCGGCGAGGACGGCGACTCGGAGTTCGGTGACCTCATCGAGGACTCCGAGGCCGTGGTCCCGGCCGACGCCGTGTCGTTCACGCTGCTCCAGGAGCAGCTGCACCAGGTGCTCGACACGCTCTCGGAGCGCGAGGCCGGCGTGGTCTCGATGCGGTTCGGCCTGCAGGACGGCCAGCCCAAGACGCTCGACGAGATCGGCAAGGTCTACGGCGTGACGCGCGAGCGCATCCGCCAGATCGAGTCCAAGACGATGTCGAAGCTGCGCCACCCGTCGCGCTCGCAGGTGCTGCGCGACTACCTGGACTGA
- a CDS encoding DNA gyrase/topoisomerase IV subunit B, with the protein MTTTASPESSYTARHLSVLEGLEAVRKRPGMYIGSTDSRGLMHCLWEIIDNSVDEALGGFATTIEVVLHADSSVTVTDDGRGIPVDVEPKTGLTGVEVVFTKLHAGGKFGGGSYTASGGLHGVGASVVNALSARLDVEVDRGGKTHRMTFHRGEPGTFADGAGGPSPESAFAPFVERSELAVVGRATRGATGTRVRYWADRQIFPKSAVFSYDELVTRVRQTTFLVPGLAITVRDERGLPGTPGADGPHEEVFQHHGGAVDFVDFLAPDTPVTATWTLRGSETFTETVPVLDERGHMTPREVQRDCEVDIALRWGTGYETEVRTFVNIIATPKGGSHLTGFEQGLVKVVRKQVELNARRLKITAKDGGERIEKDDMTAGLTAVVTVRLAEPQFEGQTKEVLGTAPVRAIVARVVDRELSAILTSTKRDDKAQSALLLDKIVAEMRARVSARKQKEISRRKNALETSSLPAKLVDCRSDDVDKSELFIVEGDSALGTAKLARSSDFQALLPIRGKILNVQKASISDMLRNAECAAIIQVLGAGSGRSFDLDAARYGKIVLMTDADVDGAHIRTLLLTLFYRYMRPLVEAGRVFAAVPPLHRIEVFGARGKGAEYIYTYSEAELQATLKRLDRAGKRYKDDIQRYKGLGEMDADQLAETTMDPRHRTLRRVTAEHAEAAERVFELLMGTDVAPRKEFIVSGAESLDRSRIDA; encoded by the coding sequence GTGACCACCACCGCCTCCCCGGAATCGAGCTACACCGCCCGGCACCTCTCCGTCCTGGAGGGGCTGGAGGCGGTGCGCAAGCGTCCGGGCATGTACATCGGGTCGACGGACTCCCGCGGCCTCATGCACTGCCTGTGGGAGATCATCGACAACTCGGTCGACGAGGCGCTGGGCGGGTTCGCCACCACGATCGAGGTCGTGCTGCACGCCGACTCGTCGGTCACGGTGACCGACGACGGGCGCGGCATCCCCGTGGACGTCGAGCCCAAGACGGGCCTGACGGGCGTCGAGGTGGTCTTCACCAAGCTCCACGCGGGCGGCAAGTTCGGCGGCGGCTCCTACACCGCGTCGGGCGGCCTGCACGGCGTCGGTGCGTCCGTGGTCAACGCGCTCTCGGCGCGCCTCGACGTCGAGGTGGACCGCGGCGGCAAGACGCACCGCATGACCTTCCACCGCGGCGAGCCGGGCACGTTCGCCGACGGCGCGGGCGGCCCCTCGCCGGAGTCGGCGTTCGCGCCCTTCGTCGAACGCAGCGAGCTCGCCGTCGTCGGGCGGGCCACGCGCGGCGCCACGGGCACGCGCGTGCGCTACTGGGCCGACCGGCAGATCTTCCCGAAGTCGGCCGTGTTCAGCTACGACGAGCTCGTCACGCGCGTGCGCCAGACGACGTTCCTGGTGCCGGGGCTCGCGATCACGGTGCGCGACGAGCGTGGCCTGCCCGGCACGCCGGGCGCCGACGGCCCCCACGAGGAGGTCTTCCAGCACCACGGCGGCGCCGTCGACTTCGTCGACTTCCTCGCCCCCGACACCCCCGTCACCGCGACGTGGACGCTGCGCGGCAGCGAGACGTTCACCGAGACCGTCCCGGTGCTCGACGAGCGCGGCCACATGACGCCGCGCGAGGTGCAGCGCGACTGCGAGGTCGACATCGCGCTGCGCTGGGGCACCGGCTACGAGACGGAGGTGCGGACCTTCGTCAACATCATCGCCACGCCCAAGGGCGGATCCCACCTCACCGGGTTCGAGCAGGGCCTGGTCAAGGTGGTGCGCAAGCAGGTCGAGCTCAACGCCCGCCGCCTCAAGATCACCGCGAAAGACGGCGGCGAGCGCATCGAGAAGGACGACATGACCGCGGGCCTCACCGCCGTCGTCACGGTGCGCCTGGCCGAGCCGCAGTTCGAGGGGCAGACCAAGGAGGTGCTCGGCACCGCGCCCGTGCGCGCCATCGTGGCCCGCGTCGTCGACCGTGAGCTGAGCGCGATCCTCACGTCGACCAAGCGCGACGACAAGGCGCAGTCCGCGCTGCTGCTCGACAAGATCGTCGCCGAGATGCGGGCGCGCGTCAGCGCCCGCAAGCAGAAGGAGATCTCGCGGCGCAAGAACGCGCTCGAGACGTCCTCGCTGCCCGCCAAGCTCGTCGACTGCCGGTCCGACGACGTCGACAAGTCCGAGCTGTTCATCGTCGAGGGCGACTCGGCCCTCGGCACGGCGAAGCTCGCGCGGTCCAGCGACTTCCAGGCGCTGCTGCCGATCCGCGGCAAGATCCTCAACGTCCAGAAGGCGTCCATCAGCGACATGCTGCGCAACGCCGAGTGCGCGGCGATCATCCAGGTGCTCGGCGCGGGCTCGGGCCGCTCGTTCGACCTCGACGCCGCCCGCTACGGCAAGATCGTGCTGATGACCGACGCCGACGTCGACGGCGCGCACATCCGCACCCTGCTGCTCACGCTCTTCTACCGGTACATGCGGCCGCTCGTGGAGGCCGGGCGCGTGTTCGCGGCCGTGCCGCCGCTGCACCGCATCGAGGTGTTCGGGGCGCGTGGCAAGGGCGCCGAGTACATCTACACGTACTCCGAGGCGGAGCTCCAGGCCACGCTCAAGCGGCTCGACCGCGCGGGCAAGCGCTACAAGGACGACATCCAGCGCTACAAGGGTCTCGGCGAGATGGACGCCGACCAGCTCGCGGAGACGACGATGGACCCGCGCCACCGCACGCTGCGCCGCGTCACGGCCGAGCACGCCGAGGCGGCCGAGCGGGTGTTCGAGCTGCTCATGGGCACCGACGTCGCGCCGCGCAAGGAGTTCATCGTCTCCGGCGCGGAGTCCCTGGACCGCTCGCGGATCGACGCGTAG
- a CDS encoding YciI family protein — translation MPRYLFLKHYRTGQTPHPNAADRWTPQEISDHMAFMDAMIEDLKANGQFVGAEALSPRGTFVRYGGEGKPPVTDGPFAETKDLIAGWMAVDVESEEEAYAKAAYLSSAPGYGGRPLYEWIEVRPFLSEADTPDLG, via the coding sequence ATGCCCAGGTACCTGTTCCTCAAGCACTACCGCACCGGTCAGACGCCGCACCCGAACGCGGCGGACCGGTGGACCCCGCAGGAGATCTCCGACCACATGGCGTTCATGGACGCGATGATCGAGGACCTCAAGGCCAACGGGCAGTTCGTCGGCGCGGAGGCGCTGTCGCCCCGGGGGACGTTCGTCCGGTACGGCGGGGAGGGCAAGCCGCCCGTGACGGACGGGCCGTTCGCGGAGACCAAGGACCTCATCGCCGGCTGGATGGCCGTCGACGTCGAGTCCGAGGAGGAGGCGTACGCGAAGGCGGCCTACCTGTCGTCGGCGCCCGGGTACGGCGGCAGGCCGCTGTACGAGTGGATCGAGGTGCGGCCGTTCCTCAGCGAGGCCGACACGCCCGACCTCGGCTGA
- a CDS encoding helix-turn-helix domain-containing protein, with the protein MPVVVDIDVMLARRRMAVGELAERVGITPANLAVLKNGRARAVRFTTLDALCSALECQPGDLLRWVPAPDDADGATRAGT; encoded by the coding sequence ATGCCCGTCGTCGTCGACATCGACGTCATGCTCGCCCGGCGGCGCATGGCCGTCGGCGAGCTTGCCGAGCGCGTCGGGATCACGCCCGCGAACCTCGCCGTGCTCAAGAACGGCCGGGCGCGTGCCGTCCGGTTCACGACGCTGGACGCCCTGTGCTCCGCGCTCGAGTGCCAGCCGGGAGACCTGCTGCGCTGGGTTCCCGCGCCGGACGACGCGGACGGGGCTACGCGCGCCGGGACGTGA
- a CDS encoding DUF4192 domain-containing protein — protein sequence MTSTTAPAVPIVRVRDTRDLLSVVPYALGYRPAECLLVVCVRHGGGLGLVARTDLADLRRPAARDEVAGLVAARAAEDGTTAAWVVVYTADVGPGSTARAAVDAFAAALDAVVPECESWVVGPARYRSLDCTDPDCCPPDGYGVDELESTAPGAELVLAGRAPLASREELYRVPRADQAQRDLAGRAAGRWARARTAAGDAVAGDAAAGDAAAGDAGLRGWRSRSFQTWREAVAVAARGGTPSPAVLGRLACALEDRSVRDGVLLSLVPGAEAHAAAVATGEDADGATDAAVGDAMAAVVDPAAARRPDAARTSAGVAVLEAVVAHAARRRTAAPLTLLAFLAWWSGEGARAGFRCDEALAVDPGHRLAQLLAAALDAALPPGWVRARSVAGLGRGSGGDLG from the coding sequence ATGACATCCACCACGGCACCGGCCGTCCCCATCGTGCGGGTGCGCGACACGCGCGACCTGCTGTCCGTCGTCCCGTACGCGCTCGGCTACCGGCCCGCCGAGTGCCTTCTCGTCGTGTGCGTGCGGCACGGGGGCGGCCTTGGCCTCGTCGCCCGCACCGACCTGGCCGACCTGCGCCGCCCCGCCGCTCGCGACGAGGTCGCCGGGCTGGTCGCCGCCCGCGCCGCCGAGGACGGCACCACGGCCGCCTGGGTGGTCGTGTACACCGCGGACGTCGGCCCCGGGTCGACCGCCCGCGCCGCCGTCGACGCGTTCGCCGCCGCGCTCGACGCCGTGGTGCCCGAGTGCGAGTCCTGGGTGGTGGGCCCGGCGCGCTACCGCTCCCTCGACTGCACCGACCCCGACTGCTGCCCGCCCGACGGGTATGGCGTCGACGAGCTCGAGTCGACCGCTCCGGGCGCCGAGCTCGTGCTCGCCGGCCGGGCGCCGCTCGCCTCGCGCGAGGAGCTGTACCGCGTGCCGCGTGCGGACCAGGCGCAGCGCGACCTTGCGGGCCGGGCTGCGGGCCGGTGGGCCCGGGCGCGTACGGCGGCGGGTGACGCGGTGGCGGGTGACGCAGCGGCGGGCGATGCAGCGGCGGGTGACGCGGGGCTGCGGGGGTGGCGCTCGCGGTCCTTCCAGACATGGCGCGAGGCGGTGGCCGTCGCCGCCCGCGGCGGCACACCCTCGCCCGCCGTGCTCGGCCGGCTGGCGTGCGCGCTGGAGGACCGGTCGGTGCGCGACGGCGTCCTGCTGTCCCTCGTCCCCGGCGCCGAGGCGCACGCCGCGGCGGTCGCGACGGGAGAGGACGCGGACGGTGCGACGGACGCCGCGGTCGGCGACGCCATGGCGGCCGTCGTCGACCCGGCCGCGGCGCGGCGGCCCGACGCGGCGCGCACGAGCGCGGGCGTCGCCGTGCTGGAGGCGGTGGTCGCGCACGCGGCCCGCCGGCGGACCGCGGCGCCGCTGACCCTGCTCGCGTTCCTGGCGTGGTGGTCGGGGGAGGGAGCGCGGGCGGGCTTCCGGTGCGACGAGGCGCTCGCCGTCGATCCCGGCCATCGCCTCGCGCAGCTGCTCGCCGCCGCGCTGGACGCCGCGCTGCCGCCCGGATGGGTCCGCGCACGGAGCGTCGCGGGGCTCGGGCGAGGCAGCGGGGGCGACCTCGGGTAG